GGTATACGTCTTTTCCTCCCAATTGTGTATATTGTATTTCACCCTGAATGCCAAATTTAGGAGATAAGGGATACTCTGCTACAACACCTGCATAGAAATAAGATTTTGATGACAAACTAGTGTCATATATTTTCATGTTGGATAAAGTATATCCTCCTTTCACTCCAAAACTGATAGGTTTATCCGGAGTCTTTTGTGCATTAAGGAATGATGAAACAGCTAATAGTACACCGAAAAGAATGTTCTTCTTCATGTTTATTTTTTGAGTTAAATGATTACGTTTTTATAAAAAAAATAATTCCTTCGTATGGAGGGAATTATTTCTGCAAATATAGTTTAAATATTTTATAAAGATCTATTGAACCTTTATCCATCCCTGATTTTCCTTAAGTTCTCGAAGAAATGGTATACTTTAGAAATCTTTCTTGATTGTTCCTGTAAAAGTGCTTTCGTGAGTTTTTGGAAGTTCATTGTTGGAAAATAAAATGGCTGCCCAGTATAGGCAGCCATTTGTTTTTTATTAAGAAATAGATACTATTTAAATCTATATCCTACACCTGCTTGCAGAAAGCCTACTTTCACTGGAATGCTATTGTTTTTGTTAATTTCAATGAAGTTGAAATTATATCTTGTATCCACAAAAAATTGATCATTGATCTTATATTCTGCCCCTAAAAATGGGAAAAGGCTTAATGTCTTTATTCCATCATAGTTTCTCTTATCAGTTCCAGTAATAGCGTTGCTTGATTCTGCTTTTGTTGAAATATTAAATCCAAAATTCATCCCTGCAGATGCAGAAAGATTTGGAATAATATAATACTTTACAGAAATAGGAACCTGAATTTGGTTAAGGCGATATTCGAATGTTGTATCTCCTGTTTCCACAATTTCACTTCCTATTAAGGCTACTGTAGAATATGCAACTTTACCTCCTAATTGAGTATAAAGAACTTCAGCCTGTAATCCAAATTTAGGTGATAATGCTTGTTCTGCTACAATACCTGCATAGAAATAAGATTTTGAATCCAGCTTTTCATCAAAAAACTTCATACTGGATAAATTATATCCTCCTTTTACTCCAAAACTTATAGGTTTATCCTGTGTCTTTTGTGCATTAATTAAAGTTGGAACAGCTAATAGTACACCGAAAAGAATGTTCTTCTTCATGTTTGTTTTTTGAGTTAATTGATTATTGTTTTAAAAAAAATAATTCTTCCAAAATGAAAGAATTATTGTACAAAAATAATTTAAATATTTTAAATGGGACTACTGGACCTTAGTCCATTCCTGGTTCTTCCTTAAGTCTTCAATAAAATGATATACTTCCGAAAGTTTTTCACTGCCACGTTTTCCGTAATCTTCTACATTTTTAGAAGTTCCATCATTGAAGTTAATTCTTAAATAAGCTGTAGAAAGATCAGTGATGTTTCTGCTTCCATATTTATCCTTTAAGTTTTTTACATCCAAGCCATCAAGCAAACGGATCAATTTATTGTAATCCTTTTCCTTGATTGTTCCTGTAAAAGTACCTTCACGAGGTTTTGAAAACTCATCCTTTGAGGGTTTATCATTGAAATTAAAATGCTCTGCTTCAAAAATGGCAGTTCTATCCGCATTGATGGTCATTTTAAAAACAGGACAAAATCCAAAGCAAGCACCTGCCTGATATTCAATTTTAGTATATTTTGAATTCGTTGTCTGTGGAGTACACGAAAATAAAAAGATAAATGCACAAAGGCCTAGTAAATATTTCATAGTTTAAATTTCAGAATGGTCTTTCAATAATTATTCCAATTGGAACAGGGGAAGAATTGATAGTGTGAACATGGTAAAAAAATAAAGAGAAGCACGATTGCTCCTCTTTATTTTATTTCTAACAATATTAATCACGAGTAGTGATCAAAATTATTTTATCCATGTAACTGTTTCCAGATAGCATCTTTCAATTCTACAAGCCCTTCCCCTGTTACTCCTGAGAAAAATAGCGGTTGCTTGTTTTCCGGAAATTCTGCTGAGATTTCCTTTTTCAGCTCATCATCCAAAAGATCGGATTTTGAAACAGAAATAATGAAATCTTTATCCAATAGCTCCGGATTGTACTCTTTTAATTCATTTTCAAGAATTTTAAATTCCTGGAAGTGATTTTCAGAATCTGCAGGAATTAAAAACAACAGAATTGAGTTTCTTTCGATGTGTCTCAGGAATCTGTGTCCTAATCCTTTTCCTTCTGCTGCACCTTCAATAATTCCCGGGATATCAGCCATTACAAATGACTTGTAATTTCTATAATCAACAATCCCAAGGTTAGGAGTCAATGTGGTAAACGCATAGTTTGCAATCTTAGGCTTAGCTGCCGAAACAGAAGCCAGAAGTGTAGATTTTCCTGCATTTGGAAACCCTACTAAACCT
This genomic interval from Chryseobacterium joostei contains the following:
- a CDS encoding porin family protein, which translates into the protein MKKNILFGVLLAVPTLINAQKTQDKPISFGVKGGYNLSSMKFFDEKLDSKSYFYAGIVAEQALSPKFGLQAEVLYTQLGGKVAYSTVALIGSEIVETGDTTFEYRLNQIQVPISVKYYIIPNLSASAGMNFGFNISTKAESSNAITGTDKRNYDGIKTLSLFPFLGAEYKINDQFFVDTRYNFNFIEINKNNSIPVKVGFLQAGVGYRFK
- a CDS encoding DUF6438 domain-containing protein; translation: MKYLLGLCAFIFLFSCTPQTTNSKYTKIEYQAGACFGFCPVFKMTINADRTAIFEAEHFNFNDKPSKDEFSKPREGTFTGTIKEKDYNKLIRLLDGLDVKNLKDKYGSRNITDLSTAYLRINFNDGTSKNVEDYGKRGSEKLSEVYHFIEDLRKNQEWTKVQ
- the obgE gene encoding GTPase ObgE, giving the protein MSNFVDYVKIHCKSGHGGAGSAHLRREKYIPKGGPDGGDGGRGGHVIMRGNAQEWTLLPLRYTRHIKAERGENGAKNQLTGADGSDIYIDVPIGSIAKNEEGEIIGEILEDKQEIILMQGGKGGRGNEFFKSSTNQTPRYAQPGMEGEEGYIVFELKILADVGLVGFPNAGKSTLLASVSAAKPKIANYAFTTLTPNLGIVDYRNYKSFVMADIPGIIEGAAEGKGLGHRFLRHIERNSILLFLIPADSENHFQEFKILENELKEYNPELLDKDFIISVSKSDLLDDELKKEISAEFPENKQPLFFSGVTGEGLVELKDAIWKQLHG